One genomic segment of Danio aesculapii chromosome 15, fDanAes4.1, whole genome shotgun sequence includes these proteins:
- the plin2 gene encoding perilipin-2, producing MSFLLHFKLLNRFSANMGSMEDANNQNVVARIVHLPLVVSTYDMVSNVYVNTKNNHPYLKSVCEVAENGVKSITSAAFHSALPIIGKLEPQISMANDLACKGLDKIEKTLPILHKPSEEIVANAKDAVTGAKEAVSGTVSGAKESVSITLNDVMDRTRGAVQGSVEKTKTAVSGGVQTMMDSRMLKLVSSRVDNALSTSETLLEHYLPENEEEKEGEERNTEGLENDSDLANYYVRLGSLSIKVRDRTYQRAVEKVRHAVQRGQESISQLNHTMDIIEFTRKNIDGSNQKLQEKLGSLMGWKSVSQSQETESETDSEAEQIESRTLAIAHSLSQQLQSTCVVLVSSLRGLPQHVQLQVVSVSRSALEIYSSFSKAAVLGDLSSTVLSSSRSQLSRITESMDNVMDYLLNNTPLNWLVGPFYPRVERATENGPKCSKQRTLQVTE from the exons ATGAGCTTTCTTCTGCACTTCAAACTGCTCAACAG ATTTTCTGCTAACATGGGTTCTATGGAGGATGCAAATAACCAG AATGTGGTTGCTCGAATTGTTCACCTTCCCCTGGTTGTGTCCACCTACGACATGGTGTCGAACGTGTACGTCAACACCAAGAACAACCACCCGTACCTGAAGTCTGTGTGCGAGGTTGCTGAGAATGGTGTCAAATCCATAACCTCAGCTGCCTTTCACAGCGCTTTACCAATCATTGGCAAACTGGAGCCTCAGA tctctATGGCAAATGACTTGGCGTGCAAAGGACTGGATAAGATAGAAAAGACTCTGCCGATCCTACACAAGCCATCTGAAGAG ATTGTGGCCAATGCTAAAGATGCAGTGACAGGAGCCAAGGAGGCTGTCAGCGGTACCGTGAGCGGTGCCAAGGAGTCTGTCTCTATCACCCTGAATGATGTGATGGACCGAACACGCGGGGCAGTGCAGGGCAGTGTGGAGAAGACCAAGACTGCGGTCAGCGGTGGAGTCCAGACGATGATGGACAGCAGGATGCTCAAACTGGTGTCCAGCAGAGTGGACAATGCACTGAGCACATCTGAGACGCTGCTGGAGCACTATTTGCCTGAAAATGAGGAGGAAAAAG AAGGTGAAGAGAGGAATACTGAAGGATTAGAAAATGACAGCGATTTGGCCAATTATTATGTCCGATTGGGCTCTCTGTCCATTAAAGTCAGAGACAGGACTTATCAGAGAGCTGTGGAGAAAGTTCGTCATGCCGTGCAGCGCGGACAGGAGTCCATCTCACAGCTTAACCACACCATGGATATA ATTGAATTTACCAGGAAGAATATTGATGGGTCGAACCAAAAGCTGCAGGAGAAACTGGGTTCACTGATGGGCTGGAAGAGTGTTTCTCAAAGCCAAGAAACAGAGAGCGAAACAGACAGTGAAGCTGAG CAAATTGAGTCGCGCACACTGGCCATCGCCCACAGCCTCAGCCAGCAACTTCAGAGCACATGTGTGGTGCTGGTGTCCAGTCTCAGGGGTCTTCCTCAGCATGTCCAGCTCCAGGTGGTCTCCGTCAGCCGCTCCGCATTGGAGATCTACAGCAGCTTCAGTAAAGCGGCCGTCCTGGGGGATCTGTCCAGCACCGTCCTGTCCTCCAGCCGCTCACAGCTCAGCAGAATCACAGAGTCCATGGACAACGTGATGGACTACCTGCTCAACAACACTCCTCTCAACTGGTTGGTGGGTCCATTTTACCCACGTGTGGAGCGTGCCACTGAAAACGGGCCCAAATGTAGCAAACAGAGGACCCTTCAAGTCACTGAATGA